Part of the Acidimicrobiia bacterium genome, AAGCCATATCTGCTGAAACCGCAGGTACGACCACCACAAACTCTTCACCGCCCATACGGCCAAGAACATCAACAGGCCGAATGAGCGTTTGTACCAGGCTGGCAACCTCATACAACACCCGATCGCCGACGCTATGTCCGTAGGTGTCGTTGATCTGTTTGAAATTATCTAAGTCGAAAACCATTACCGCCACAGCATGCTTTCCAAGGCGTAGATCACCCAAGAGCAAAACCGCTCGCTCAAACATGCCCCGTCGGTTAAGAACCCCCGTCAAGGCATCGTGATCAGCTTTCCGTTTGACCCTATTAATTTCGGCGTCAATGGTGGCCATGCTGGCTGCCACCGCCAGGGGACCTAAAGCCATAAGGGCATAAGACAACTGGATCGAGGAGTTGAGTTCACTGCGTTCTTCCCTCGTTAGCTCGGCATTGGCGTGTGAGCTACTTCCGATCAACACCAGTGAGACCATCAGCGTCAAGAAGCTTAAGATTGACGTCTTGAACAGACCTGCTGTGAGCGCACTCCAAATTAATGCTGGCAACACCAACGCTAATGCCGCTGGAATCGAGGTCAGCATGCCAATGGTAAGCGACAACAGCAATAACGCCATTGGACCCAATAGCTTCGAGCGACGCCTTTCACGTTCCTGGGTCTTCCATAACTTCAGGCGTTCAAAAGGTGGAGCACTTAGAACCACCGGCAAGACCGCCAGTCCGTTAGCAAAGCCGATCACAAACCAACGGATAAAACCGTTGCCGGGGGCCTCACCCAAGACCAGATGACCCAAGACAACTACGCAAAAGGTCATAGCAAAGGCGGCCGCCGCAACTATGACTGCCAAAAACATCACTGATTGTGGCTGACGAAGACGCCGCACCTGGAATGGAACAAACTCGAAACCAGCCAAACCCACGCCGATAAAAGCTAGGTTTCCGGCCAACAGCACCAAGACAAACTTAATCTCTCCCCTTGAGATAAGGTCCCACAGCAAAAGCCCAGCAGCGATACCACCAAATGCCGCCCATCGATTGTCATGCCTTCGACGGGCCAAGACCCCAAGTAACACGCCATTTGGTAACCATAGGAGTGACAACGAGCCATCCCAGAGCCTGAACAGTTGGCCGGTTGA contains:
- a CDS encoding diguanylate cyclase, with protein sequence MIDNNSAPKSKFELNLPSLFIVYATLSTVLASTGQLFRLWDGSLSLLWLPNGVLLGVLARRRHDNRWAAFGGIAAGLLLWDLISRGEIKFVLVLLAGNLAFIGVGLAGFEFVPFQVRRLRQPQSVMFLAVIVAAAAFAMTFCVVVLGHLVLGEAPGNGFIRWFVIGFANGLAVLPVVLSAPPFERLKLWKTQERERRRSKLLGPMALLLLSLTIGMLTSIPAALALVLPALIWSALTAGLFKTSILSFLTLMVSLVLIGSSSHANAELTREERSELNSSIQLSYALMALGPLAVAASMATIDAEINRVKRKADHDALTGVLNRRGMFERAVLLLGDLRLGKHAVAVMVFDLDNFKQINDTYGHSVGDRVLYEVASLVQTLIRPVDVLGRMGGEEFVVVVPAVSADMACTTAERIRSEVERLEVSLVNEPSSGSEVSTISVTLSIGITWHAQAQLSLSELLRQADIALYEAKLTRNHVILH